From one Lycium barbarum isolate Lr01 chromosome 6, ASM1917538v2, whole genome shotgun sequence genomic stretch:
- the LOC132598826 gene encoding peptidyl-prolyl cis-trans isomerase FKBP12: MGVEKEVVRAGNGPKPQPGQTVTVHCTGYGKNRDLSQKFWSTKDPGQQPFSFQIGQGKVIKGWDEGVLGMQLGEVARLTCTPDYAYGAGGFPAWGIQPNSVLVFEIEVLGAQ, translated from the exons ATGGGAGTAGAGAAGGAAGTGGTCAGAGCCGGAAATGGACCCAAACCACAACCTGGTCAAACTGTCACCGTCCACTGCACTGGTTACG GGAAAAATAGAGACCTGAGTCAAAAGTTCTGGAG CACTAAGGATCCAGGCCAGCAGCCTTTCTCTTTCCAGATTGGTCAAGGCAAAGTTATCAAAG GATGGGATGAAGGAGTACTGGGCATGCAATTGGGAGAAGTTGCTCGATTAACG TGCACCCCTGATTATGCTTATGGTGCTGGTGGATTTCCAGCATGGGGTATTCAGCCCAACTCAGTTCTGGTTTTTGAGATTGAAGTCCTAGGTGCACAGTGA
- the LOC132598825 gene encoding transcription factor bHLH143-like yields MVTTSKLQHYQQDPAWTSPNLNYATTLLQPGLHLGVPSLYAPVICAANAVSPRHSCFVPCLPNSKAAHQSGFNWLPSLAPTKSEYPSDTEPFLPHLVGLKSPSTDPSINSQKRFLICDQSGNQTRFFFSQGHPPENEIITQKELFGAYGLYQNENLNAVVEQRSHVMPVIEEKLDESYVNGEESNTYEEDTDEINALLYSSDDIDGDEGEDDYVYGEDDEVTSTDRSPCEVEQHSAELTEEVASSDGPCKRQRLLDGSYKKSSYTESRWPNDDNDDVEERCVSGSLPPSAKDKDSDLSTRERKVKIRETLRILESLIPGIKSKDPLLVIDEAIDYLKSLRGKAKAVGVEPPQEYPPASC; encoded by the coding sequence ATGGTTACAACCAGCAAGCTCCAACATTACCAGCAGGATCCTGCATGGACTTCACCAAATTTGAATTACGCCACTACACTCTTACAACCTGGACTTCACCTTGGTGTTCCATCTCTGTATGCCCCTGTCATATGTGCTGCAAATGCAGTTTCTCCTAGGCATTCATGTTTTGTCCCTTGTTTGCCTAATTCTAAGGCAGCCCATCAGAGTGGATTCAATTGGCTGCCAAGCTTAGCTCCCACCAAAAGTGAGTATCCAAGTGATACTGAACCTTTTCTTCCGCACTTGGTTGGATTAAAGTCCCCATCAACTGACCCGTCGATAAATTCTCAGAAAAGGTTCCTCATTTGTGATCAATCTGGGAATCAAACTAGATTCTTCTTTAGTCAAGGTCATCCTcctgaaaatgaaattattacacAGAAAGAACTGTTTGGTGCTTATGGTTTGTATCAAAATGAGAACCTGAATGCTGTAGTAGAGCAAAGATCTCATGTGATGCCCGTTATTGAAGAGAAATTGGATGAAAGTTATGTAAATGGTGAAGAAAGTAATACGTATGAAGAAGACACAGATGAAATCAATGCCTTGCTTTACTCTTCTGATGACATTGATGGGGACGAAGGCGAAGATGACTATGTTTATGGTGAGGATGATGAAGTAACTAGCACGGATCGCTCTCCTTGTGAGGTTGAACAACATTCTGCGGAACTTACAGAAGAAGTTGCCAGTTCTGATGGCCCTTGCAAGAGGCAAAGATTGCTAGATGGTAGTTACAAGAAATCATCATACACAGAATCTAGATGGcctaatgatgacaatgatgatgtggAAGAAAGATGTGTTAGTGGCTCTCTGCCTCCTAGTGCGAAGGATAAGGATTCCGATTTGAGCACTAGGGAAAGGAAAGTTAAAATTCGTGAGACATTGAGAATTCTTGAGAGCTTGATTCCTGGGATAAAGAGTAAGGACCCATTGTTGGTTATTGATGAAGCGATCGATTACTTGAAGTCTTTGAGGGGTAAAGCTAAAGCCGTAGGAGTTGAGCCCCCTCAAGAGTACCCCCCAGCCTCTTGTTAA